A single genomic interval of Pochonia chlamydosporia 170 chromosome 7, whole genome shotgun sequence harbors:
- a CDS encoding acetyltransferase (similar to Metarhizium robertsii ARSEF 23 XP_007823331.2) yields MSATHNQVRVRSATSTGSDAEFIVAAWDSTLPYLRSIGAGEMWGDQPFSERDGFREEIVDIIRQSEDDGSDTRRLLVAEVDAEISADGTTSAVQVGAAMIRDAPPDYLAKSEALKFEMEKAKSALFIEVLIADRRAGKRHKGAGAALIDAVKHRALEQSKEVVYVDAWAGNERKLNRYYENLGLRNGGDFTLTRGNGSTWTGTLYCIDIGS; encoded by the exons ATGTCAGCAACCCACAACCAGGTTCGAGTTCGTAGCGCAACCTCCACCGGCAGCGACGCCGAGTTTATAGTTGCGGCATGGGATTCCACACTTCCGTACCTCCGTTCCATAGGCGCCGGCGAGATGTGGGGTGATCAGCCTTTCTCCGAGAGAGACGGCTTCCGGGAGGAAATTGTGGACATTATTCGACAGTCCGAGGATGATGGAAGTGATACTCGACGTCTTCTGGTGGCTGAGGTAGACGCAGAGATATCTGCAGATGGTACAACTAGCGCAGTCCAGGTTGGCGCGGCCATGATCCGCGACGCCCCCCCAGATTATCTCGCCAAGAGCGAAGCGCTCAAgtttgagatggaaaaggccaagtctgCCCTATTTATCGAAGTTCTTATCGCGGATCGGCGAGCCGGAAAACGGCATAAaggtgctggtgctgctctGATAGATGCCGTTAAGCATCGAGCACTGGAACAGAGCAAAGAGGTCGTGTATGTGGATGCCTGGGCTGGAAATGAGAGAAAGTTAAATAG ATACTACGAGAATCTTGGCTTGAGAAATGGAGGCGACTTTACTTTAACGAGGGGCAATGGGTCTACGTGGACTGGAACTCTTTACTGTATAGATATTGGTTCGTAG
- a CDS encoding metallopeptidase, catalytic domain-containing protein (similar to Metarhizium robertsii ARSEF 23 XP_011410942.1): MPDNSQAINTGGIEMDPMRKPSDASSFHAYEQRHQTPRHGGSSCGVYGSPYPQSSPNRQVYLAARSFGIICSIVLTVLGAITLSVIPRGNWGAAVLSPCLSTLFASSFEVWCILGSNQRSHHWRRVLYDGALGIGYAIAFGFLVSFTSPDISRSDPKSTASSAAVGLAILLLMMIELLLQIAYTYSGIRELLRIRRGQIRE; the protein is encoded by the exons ATGCCTGATAATTCGCAAGCCATAAACACTGGAGGAATCGAAATGGACCCCATGCGAAAACCTAGCGATGCATCCTCCTTCCACGCATATGAGCAACGCCATCAGACTCCTCGCCATGGAGGCTCCAGTTGCGGTGTATACGGAAGTCCCTATCCCCAGAGCTCGCCAAACCGCCAAGTATACCTTGCCGCTCGCTCTTTTGGCATCATTTGCTCTATTGTTCTAACTGTTCTTGGTGCAATCACGCTGTCCGTAATTCCACGTGGAAATTGGGGTGCGGCTGTTCTGAGCCCATGTCTTTCTACACTATTTGCAAGCTCTTTTGAGGTTTGGTGCATCCTAGGTTCTAATCAGCGATCGCATCATTGGAGGCGAGTACTCTACGACGGCGCATTAGGGATAGGCTATGCCATCGCGTTTGGGttcctcgtctccttcaCAAGTCCGGATATCTCTAGGTCTGATCCAAAATCTACGGCAAGCTCGGCTGCAGTTGGACTCGCGATATTGCTTCTGATGATGATCGAGCT GTTGCTTCAGATTGCGTATACGTATTCTGGTATAAGAGAGCTGCTTCGAATTCGACGAGGGCAAATCCGTGAATAA
- a CDS encoding carboxylesterase (similar to Talaromyces stipitatus ATCC 10500 XP_002481288.1): MQLVDDVAGFSTKSQNTPDQVRCPQSMLRSRALQTTHEKSDLTSVMWLPLSFAFLLPALAAAITTNDSIVLPFGNVQGTKCKHSGAKGFLGIPFAKPPVGELRFMPPKLVTLTNATFSNGVLDATKLGSTCIQWKKVFAWEEPPPSEDCLYLNVYVPPNSSRGSALPVKVFACGGGNNAGAANFPLYDVCSLASDSIVVTFNYRLGPLGFLSLSKAGIGGNMAIQDYLAALRWVNEDISYFGGDPTKVLLFGQSAGAADTFVVTTLPEVKDLIKGAAMESGGGQDLTPSDIAQQVGESYASALNCEANNLKCLQSKSLKELLAARRKTPALTKNGRSLGSEFGLNMPQRSNLNSAVLDGKIVKDEPLKVGSRVPIITGFNQYDSSLFVIPLFSNSGSITEKNYTDFLAQWGDNGPLIGKQYPLSRFQQRGNPTGSAVIDAVTHIATVAGFMCPISRNLRATTAAGTPSFAYRFNHTPSCPWLWVKGREFPHAKHLSLFKSAHTSELPFVFGGLWNEPWGNGSCNATENERQISRGLVSAWTAMASNGNPSTKDYQWPQFSVNNTKGLNIEQDKMVIGDIDFTECDFWDGIWAKLGGVNFTSNAFGSTNNSNSSAKESSAPARYKHWHRGSMTAMAAAIIGASTAVWS; this comes from the exons ATGCAACTTGTGGATGACGTTGCGGGATTCTCgacaaaaagtcaaaatACCCCCGACCAGGTTCGCTGTCCTCAAAGCATGCTTCGTTCAAGAGCTCTACAGACTACTCACGAAAAGTCTGATCTCACATCCGTCATGTGGTTACCACTCAGTTTCGCATTTCTCCTACctgccttggctgcagcaatAACAACAAACGACTCGATTGTGCTTCCATTTGGTAATGTTCAAGGAACAAAATGCAAGCATTCTGGCGCCAAAGGTTTCTTGGGCATTCCATTTGCAAAGCCTCCCGTTGGTGAACTAAGATTCATGCCACCAAAACTGGTGACATTGACAAATGCGACGTTTTCCAACGGCGTATTGGATGCAACAAAGCTCGGAAGCACTTGCATTCAATGGaaaaaagtatttgcctgGGAGGAGCCACCGCCATCAGAAGATTG CTTATATTTGAATGTCTACGTGCCACCAAACAGTAGCAGAGGCTCGGCTCTCCCAGTAAAAGTCTTCGCATGCGGTGGAGGTAACAATGCTGGAGCCGCCAACTTTCCGCTTTACGATGTCTGCAGTCTAGCTAGTGACAGCATTGTCGTGACTTTCAACTACCGACTCGGACCATTGGGCTTTCTTTCATTGTCGAAAGCTGGTATCGGCGGTAACATGGCAATTCAGGATTATCTTGCAGCGCTGAGATGGGTCAATGAGGACATTTCGTATTTTGGCGGTGACCCAACAAAGGTATTGCTATTTGGACAGAGCGCCGGCGCTGCTGATACATTTGTTGTAACAACCCTTCCAGAAGTGAAAGATTTGATCAAGGGGGCAGCGATGGAATCTGGCGGCGGCCAGGACTTGACGCCTTCTGATATAGCGCAACAGGTCGGAGAGAGTTATGCTAGCGCGCTCAATTGCGAGGCGAATAAC TTGAAATGCCTGCAATCTAAAAGTTTAAAGGAGTTGCTTGCCGCCCGAAGGAAAACTCCGGCCCTGACCAAGAATGGCAGGTCTTTGGGCTCCGAGTTTGGTCTTAATATGCCACAAAGGAGTAATCTTAACTCGGCAGTTTTAGATGGGAAGATAGTAAAGGATGAGCCTTTGAAAGTGGGATCACGAGTGCCCATCATCACGGGCTTCA ATCAGTACGACAGCTCGCTTTTCGTTATACCTCTCTTTAGTAACTCTGGATCCATCACTGAAAAGAACTATACGGACTTCCTGGCTCAATGGGGTGATAATGGTCCTCTGATCGGGAAACAATACCCTCTCTCAAGGTTTCAGCAACGAGGCAACCCAACTGGTAGCGCAGTCATTGATGCCGTCACCCACATCGCCACTGTCGCTGGCTTCATGTGTCCGATTTCTAGAAATCTGCGAGCCACCACGGCAGCTGGGACTCCTTCTTTTGCTTATCGATTCAATCACACACCGTCGTGTCCGTGGTTATGGGTGAAGGGCAGAGAATTCCCGCATGCAAAGCATTTGTCTCTGTTCAAATCAGCCCACACATCAGAACTCCctttcgtctttggtggtCTTTGGAACGAGCCCTGGGGCAATGGATCATGTAACGCAACTGAGAACGAGCGACAGATCAGTCGGGGTTTAGTGTCTGCGTGGACTGCCATGGCGAGTAATGGAAATCCGAGCACGAAAGATTATCAGTGGCCGCAATTCTCCGTCAATAATACAAAGGGCCTAAATATTGAACAGGATAAGATGGTAATTGGGGACATAGATTTTACCGAATGCGATTTTTGGGATGGCATATGGGCGAAGCTGGGCGGTGTTAACTTCACGAGCAATGCGTTTGGCAGTACGAACAACAGTAATTCAAGCGCCAAGG AATCTTCAGCTCCAGCCAGGTATAAACATTGGCATCGTGGCTCTAtgacagccatggccgcGGCAATAATCGGGGCTAGCACAGCAGTCTGGAGCTGA
- a CDS encoding MFS sugar transporter (similar to Neosartorya fischeri NRRL 181 XP_001263778.1) — MSELVTAPSGSVFRQLRENPYVFGLCAFSSLGGFLFGYDQGVVSGVLKMEAFGALFPRVYTDSGFKGWFVSTLLLTAWFGSLINGPIADRIGRKGSILAAVLVFILGSALQAAASTTGVLFGGRAVAGISVGMLTMIVPMYMSEVSTPGVRGTLVALQQFSITVGILVSYWLEYGTQYIGGTRCAPDVPYTGASGSEFDPYKDVGPHGCTGQSAAAWRVPFALQILPALVLAIGMLFYPESPRFYLMSKKEDKALKSLAKLRRAQSEDESLRREYLAIKSEVLFDESIARDKFPRKSGVSLYLAQTASLVSTWPAFRRLFIGCAIGFFQQFVGINAIIYYAPTIFGQLGLSGNATSLLATGLFGVINTLSTLPALFLIDKVGRRPLLMCGATGMCISLIIIAAIIGAYGDLKEHKAAGWTGIVFIYIYDVNFAYSLGPVGWVLPSEIFNLSNRSKAMAITCSATWMSNFIIGLVTPDMLDNLKWGTYVFFAVFCVIAIGFTFFFVPETKGKSLEDMDIAFGDTAAHEEKMRLFDIAASLGLTDRVPEDKMDASDGTKTDGNEQSA; from the exons ATGTCTGAACTTGTTACTGCGCCTTCGGGCAGCGTGTTCCGCCAGCTACGCGAGAATCCCTATGTTTTTGGCCTCTGTGCA TTCTCCTCTCTTGGAGGTTTCTTGTTCGGATATGACCAAGGAGTCGTCTCCGGAGTCCTCAAAATGGAGGCATTTGGTGCTCTCTTTCCTCGAGTATATACAGACAGCGGCTTCAAGGGCTGGTTTGTGtcaacattgctgttgaCAGCATGGTTCGGCTCGCTAATCAACGGACCCATTGCTGACCGAATCGGGAGAAAAGGCTCTATTCTTGCAGCAGTATTAGTCTTCATCCTCGGTTCGGCACTTCAGGCTGCGGCTAGCACAACGGGAGTTCTTTTCGGGGGCCGTGCTGTTGCCGGCATCTCAGTTGGTATGCTGACGATGATTGTCCCCATGTACATGTCTGAGGTTTCTACCCCTGGCGTACGTGGAACTCTTGTTGCGTTACAACAGT TTAGCATAACAGTGGGCATTCTCGTTAGTTATTGGCTAGAGTACGGCACCCAATATATCGGCGGTACACGCTGTGCCCCTGACGTTCCTTACACTGGTGCTTCAGGCTCAGAATTCGATCCGTATAAGGATGTTGGCCCTCACGGCTGCACTGGTCAGAGTGCTGCGGCTTGGCGTGTACCATTTGCACTCCAGATATTGCCTGCATTGGTGCTTGCCATAGGCATGCTCTTCTACCCTGAGTCGCCTCGTTTCTACCTTATGAGTAAGAAGGAGGACAAGGCACTGAAGTCTCTGGCCAAGCTTCGTCGAGCTCAATCTGAAGATGAATCTTTGCGACGCGAGTATCTTGCGATCAAATCTGAGGTCTTATTCGATGAGTCTATTGCTCGGGATAAGTTTCCCCGTAAATCTGGCGTATCGCTATATCTGGCTCAGACTGCATCGCTTGTATCCACATGGCCAGCTTTTCGACGACTCTTTATCGGGTGCGCTATCGGCTTTTTCCAACAGTTTGTGGGAATCAATGCCATTATATACTACGCGCCTACGATTTTCGGTCAACTTGGCTTGTCCGGTAATGCCACGTCTCTGTTAGCCACAGGCCTCTTTGGCGTTATCAATACTCTGTCCACACTGCCCGCTCTGTTTCTGATTGATAAAGTTGGCCGTCGTCCGCTTCTTATGTGTGGAGCTACCGGAATGTGCATTTCTCTTATCATCATCGCAGCAATTATCGGCGCCTACGGAGATCTCAAAGAACACAAGGCAGCTGGTTGGACTGGCATTGTTTTCATCTACATATACGATGTTAATTTTGCCTACTCGCTGGGTCCTGTTGGCTGGGTTCTCCCTTCAGAAATCTTCAACCTTAGCAACAGGTCCAAAGCTATGGCAATCACTTGCAGCGCTACGTGGATGAGTAACTTTATTATCGGGCTAGTTACGCCGGATATGCTTGATAACTTAAAGTGGGGAACATACGTATTCTTTGCTGTATTTTGCGTGATTGCTATAGGTTTTACGTTTTTCTTCGTCCCGGAGACAAAGGGTAAGAGTCTGGAGGATATGGATATTGCCTTTGGTGATACTGCGGCTCATGAAGAGAAGATGAGACTGTTTGACATTGCTGCTTCTCTGGGACTTACGGACCGTGTACCGGAAGATAAGATGGACGCCAGTGATGGGACAAAAACAGATGGAAATGAACAGAGCGCCTAA
- a CDS encoding C6 transcription factor Ctf1A (similar to Talaromyces marneffei ATCC 18224 XP_002148024.1): MSSPNSSSSDGRILGGAASSFPGFQDSCLKDITPAGQSTNFRMRRSSAACETCKKLKIRCSRDNPGMPCAKCAAFKIDCYVAKGSKPKQSGYRPQKEKAVKKLPVERAKTSTQNARPQTSFVTPPPTVAPSTPKDTMPSVDDRSYINLLAEPGISREPVTATHKLAYLGEPCSIALLGQESFPEQIGYTAPVNNTPLSDRLEKLDRIEVEILIRKGALMLPPKPLCDDLINSYFKWIHPIIPILNQARFMRQYRDRDNPPSLLLLQAVILAASRVSNNPLLTDSNGSTVTASCTFYKRAKALYDANFETDRVTVVQSLILIGWHWDGVDDVVKNVYYWGRVAIIIAQDTGMHRSVEASHLSSADKRLWKRIWWTLVTRDRSIAVAFGRPVIINLDDCDVETLEHDDFIDDDEDYERFAVYTYTPEPEHVHFFLRYVELSKIMGRIQSSLYSALPTGQQNMPEVLRIDKSLAIWLRECPDTVFWPRCQPNFWASLLHLNYYTAVCMVHRFPLSVGSSETSLQETWNHPSRDIAFHAAAMITSIVEKLAEEDQIRYCPAYIVHTLFSAFVMHVYQMRSPELYVRRTAQGRLYSCMQVTKRISNVWLVGKMVHKVIEFVVDNKLFEEHFRKAKDD, translated from the exons ATGTCGTCCCCGAACTCCTCATCAAGTGACGGTCGTATCCTTGGTGGGGCCGCGTCTTCATTCCCCGGATTCCAGGATTCATGTCTCAAAGACATCACACCCGCTGGGCAATCTACCAACTTCCGAAT GCGACGCTCATCTGCTGCATGCGAG ACATGCAAGAAGCTGAAG ATACGATGTAGTCGTGATAACCCTGGGATGCCCTGCGCCAAGTGTGCGGCATTCAAAATCGACTGCTATGTTGCCAAAGGTTCCAAACCAAAGCAATCAGGCTATCGGCCGCAAAAAGAGAAGGCTGTGAAGAA ACTTCCCGTTGAGCGCGCCAAGACATCAACTCAGAATGCGAGGCCGCAGACGAGCTTTGTGACACCGCCTCCAACCGTGGCCCCTTCAACGCCGAAGGACACCATGCCGTCAGTCGACGATAGGAGTTACATAAATCTACTTGCAGAGCCGGGAATCTCTCGGGAACCAGTCACCGCCACTCACAAATTAGCTTACCTTGGTGAGCCATGTAGCATCGCACTATTAGGGCAGGAAAGCTTTCCCGAACAAATTGGGTACACTGCTCCGGTAAACAACACTCCCCTAAGCGACAGACTCGAGAAATTGGACAGGATCGAAGTCGAGATCTTGATTCGCAAGGGCGCTTTAATGTTGCCGCCGAAGCCGCTCTGTGATGACCTCATCAACTCCTACTTCAAATGGATACACCCAATAATACCTATTTTGAATCAAGCCAGGTTCATGAGGCAGTATCGCGATCGAGATAATCCGCCATCGCTTTTACTTCTCCAAGCTGTAATATTAGCTGCGTCGCGCGTATCCAACAACCCCTTGTTGACCGATTCGAATGGGTCAACCGTCACAGCCTCATGTACGTTTTATAAAAGAGCAAAGGCACTTTACGACGCCAATTTTGAAACCGATCGAGTTACTGTCGTACAGTCACTGATCTTAATCGGCTGGCACTGGGATGGCGTAGACGACGTTGTCAAGAACGTGTATTACTGGGGTCGCGTGGCAATCATCATCGCTCAAGACACAGGCATGCATCGAAGTGTGGAAGCTTCGCACCTCAGCAGCGCCGACAAAAGATTATGGAAGCGCATTTGGTGGACACTAGTTACTCGGGATCGTTCCATTGCCGTTGCCTTTGGCCGTCCGGTAATAATAAACCTGGATGATTGCGACGTCGAAACACTCGAGCATGACGACTTcattgacgatgacgaagactACGAGAGATTTGCCGTCTACACCTATACTCCTGAACCAGAACATGTAcacttcttcttgagatACGTTGAATTATCCAAGATTATGGGCCGAATCCAGTCATCGCTATATTCAGCCCTGCCCACAGGTCAACAGAACATGCCCGAAGTGCTACGCATAGACAAAAGCCTTGCCATCTGGCTTCGAGAATGTCCCGATACCGTTTTTTGGCCGCGCTGCCAGCCTAATTTCTGGGCTTCGCTACTACACTTAAATTATTACACGGCAGTGTGCATGGTACACAGGTTTCCATTATCCGTTGGAAGTTCGGAAACTTCCTTGCAGGAGACGTGGAACCACCCTTCACGAGACATAGCATTTCATGCAGCAGCGATGATAACGTCTATTGTTGAGAAGCTGGCGGAAGAAGACCAAATACGATACTGTCCCGCATACATTGTGCATACACTTTTCTCGGCGTTCGTCATGCATGTGTATCAGATGAGGTCACCAGAGTTGTATGTCAGACGAACAGCTCAAGGGCGCTTGTATAGTTGCATGCAGGTCACCAAGAGGATTTCGAATGTGTGGCTAGTAGGGAAGATGGTTCACAAGGTCATTGAATTCGTGGTGGACAATAAGCTATTTGAGGAACATTTCCGCAAGGCTAAGGATGACTAG
- a CDS encoding cutinase-1 precursor (similar to Fusarium graminearum PH-1 XP_011322914.1): MKFILATTFFCWLASAAPAAYPEIVPVDIRDLDARQDSGITRNELQNGSGQCPPVIFIFARGSTESGNMGSLGPLVASNLESRFGANNVWVQGVGGPYTASLADNFLPAGTSAAAIREMTRLFNLANSKCPNANVVAGGYSQGAALTAASISGLSTTVRNQVVGTVLFGYTKNQQNGGKIPNYPSDRLKVFCNPGDLVCVGTLTITPAHLAYGPAASSTAPQFLISKVTTA, from the exons ATGAAGTTCATCCTGGCTACTACTTTCTTCTGCTGGCTCGCCAGTGCTGCCCCAGCTGCCTACCCAGAGATCGTTCCCGTTGATATCCGCGATCTTGACGCCCGCCAAGATTCTGGAATAACTCGTAACGAACTCCAGAATGGCAGTGGTCAATGTCCTCCTGTTATCTTTATCTTTGCTCGTGGTTCAACTGAGTCCGGTAACATG GGATCACTTGGACCACTTGTCGCCAGCAACCTAGAAAGTCGCTTCGGTGCCAACAATGTCTGGGTCCAAGGCGTTGGAGGACCTTATACCGCAAGCCTGGCTGATAATTTCTTACCCGCCGGAACAAGCGCCGCTGCCATTCGAGAGATGACTCGTCTTTTCAACCTGGCAAACTCCAAATGCCCCAATGCCAACGTAGTTGCCGGGGGCTACAG TCAAGGTGCTGCCCTTACCGCTGCTTCCATCAGCGGGCTCAGTACTACTGTTCGGAACCAAGTTGTCGGTACGGTTCTCTTCGGGTACACCAAAAATCAGCAAAATGGTGGCAAGATTCCCAACTATCCGTCCGACAGACTCAAGGTTTTCTGCAATCCCGGCGATTTGGTTTGCGTTGGCACGCTCACAATCACACCTGCGCATCTTGCGTACGGCCCAGCCGCGTCGAGTACCGCTCCTCAATTCTTGATTAGCAAGGTCACCACGGCTTAA
- a CDS encoding RTA1 like protein (similar to Cordyceps militaris CM01 XP_006672285.1) has product MSQTSNDQPEVQGYRDPNFPNPDGDMDTPIIIYGYTPSFALAMVAVVWFFLSFIFHLGQTIRYRSWWFIPFSVGLGFEVVGYIARSLSAKKDPYHLIYYIINYFFIVTAPVLMAAGIYTILSIMIKKLGEKHSPFAPKAILWFFITSDAIATVVQVTGAALVGRKSAARQDPTAAGNVLLAGLAYQVFAMTAFVAICGLFIFRAWRVISDTGLRLFIGIFAVSTALIYLRTVFRLAEAAQGLWGSLQVHEVYFACLEFAPVALAVLLFGAWHPARCIRGEAEPREKKAGVV; this is encoded by the exons ATGTCACAGACATCGAACGATC AACCTGAAGTTCAGGGCTATCGAGATCCCAATTTTCCCAATCCCgatggagacatggacacacccatcatcatctaTGGGTACACCCCATCATTCGCCCTAGCCATGGTCGCAGTAGTTTGGTTCTTCCTTTCGTTCATCTTTCACCTCGGCCAAACTATCCGTTACCGTAGCTGGTGGTTTATCCCCTTCTCTGTCGGTCTCGGGTTCGAAGTAGTCGGCTACATCGCCAGAAGTCTATCCGCCAAGAAGGACCCATACCACCTCATATACTATATCATCAACTACTTCTTTATTGTTACAGCTCCCGTGCTCATGGCAGCAGGGATATACACCATCTTGTCAATCATGATCAAAAAACTTGGGGAAAAGCACTCACCTTTCGCACCGAAAGCAATTCTCTGGTTCTTTATTACATCCGATGCCATTGCTACTGTTGTCCAAGTGACTGGTGCGGCATTAGTGGGCAGAAAATCAGCTGCGAGACAGGATCCAACAGCCGCAGGCAACGTGCTGCTTGCAGGACTTGCATATCAAGTCTTTGCAATGACCGCATTTGTTGCCATATGTGGCTTGTTTATCTTTCGAGCCTGGAGAGTCATTTCTGATACTGGATTACGTCTCTTCATTGGTATCTTTGCCGTCTCAACAGCGCTGATCTACCTTCGTACTGTGTTTCGATTGGCGGAGGCAGCGCAGGGTCTTTGGGGTTCACTACAAGTTCATGAGGTTTATTTTGCTTGTCTTGAGTTTGCACCAGTTGCCCTTGCTGTCCTGCTTTTCGGGGCGTGGCACCCTGCGAGGTGTATTCGTGGTGAGGCAGAACCGcgagagaagaaggctggtgttgtttga
- a CDS encoding carboxymuconolactone decarboxylase (similar to Colletotrichum graminicola M1.001 XP_008090145.1) has translation MPAQQPILTAQFVDELKHHPALPQGSWYVISAAVLCALNCPNEVAELFKYAIEGEPDTAAQQRVAERLREALIKVIPVSGMPKSIRALLALKPKTPPELLHESSHETARTMDFTKTAASDVFARGEKFFDTVYGNKSASLMKVMDSCGTPDLGASARLMYSFFLGNTSVLSARETMFVTFSGGIATDVQDIVLNHMRGAINHGATVQEVNAVRQLAILICERAGD, from the exons ATGCCTGCGCAACAGCCCATTTTGACGGCCCAGTTCGTTGACGAGTTGAAGCACCACCCAGCATTACCCCAAGGCTCGTGGTATGTCATCAGCGCAGCCGTCCTATGCGCACTCAACTGTCCCAATGAAGTGGCCGAATTGTTTAAATATGCCATTGAGGGAGAACCCGATACAGCTGCTCAGCAGAGGGTTGCAGAGCGACTTCGCGAAGCGCTCATAAAGGTGATTCCTGTATCTGGGATGCCAAAA TCGATAAGAGCTCTCTTGGCACTTAAACCGAAAACTCCGCCCGAGCTTCTCCATGAGTCGAGCCACGAGACGGCTCGGACGATGGACTTTACCAAAACTGCCGCGTCGGATGTGTTTGCCCGTGGAGAGAAGTTCTTCGATACAGTCTATGGCAACAAGTCTGCTTCACTTATGAAGGTGATGGATTCATGCGGAACGCCAGACTTAGGTGCATCCGCGCGATTAATGTACAGTTTCTTTCTCGGCAACACAAGTGTGCTCTCGGCAAGGGAGACCATGTTTGTTACGTTTTCCGGCGGAATAGCGACTGAT GTCCAAGATATTGTCCTAAATCACATGCGCGGCGCTATCAACCACGGGGCGACGGTACAGGAAGTAAATGCCGTTCGTCAGCTAGCAATATTGATATGTGAGCGGGCTG GCGACTGA